In Hoeflea ulvae, one genomic interval encodes:
- a CDS encoding ABC transporter permease yields the protein MNALSMLDRKLVRDLGRLWAQSLAVALVMACGVMTLILALGATRALEDTREAFYDRTRFGQIFASATRAPESLKSEIAAIDGVSAVETRIVNPVIIDITGMAEPATGMLISIPDDGEPAVNRLYLRSGRMPEPGRPDEATIIEAFAEAHGFRPGDGFDVLINGRKRHLSITGITLSPEYVYAIGPGDMVPDQKRFGVIHMHRSVLEGAYDMKGAFNDVALTLSRNADQKEVIARLDTILKPHGGAGAYDRTDHMSDAFLDSELEQLRAMAQVIPPIFLFISAFLVNMILTRLIALEREQIGLLKAVGYSNLAIAWHYAKLTLVISVVGVAIGAIAGTRLGHGMASLYGDFYAFPFLVFSRSPDLYVISALVTFAAALVGAANAIIGAVRLPPAVAMRPPAPTGYHSIFSGSPGRFRLPFSQLTTMALRHLVRWPLRTGLTTLGTALPVALLITSLFAFDSVDHMIDTIWFRADRQDATLTFAAQRSQDALRDVARLPGVMAAEPFRAEAATLRNGHRSRNIQIIGSDPETDISRVLDQDFGPIKLPPAGILLSERLASHLDLVPGDQVEVELSDGQGRRVLVPLVGVTNSYVGLNANMSREALDRLSGRGVRISGARVIVDESRINDLYDEVKQTPAIASVALQGISRQRFRALVEENIGISITIYVSLAMIITFGVIYNSARIQLSERARELASLRVFGFTNGEVSKVLLTELGVMVVLAQPLGWLIGHSFSRLVAKGFENDLFRIPLIINASTYAVSSLLVLGGALVSALIVRRRIDRLDLIRVLKTRD from the coding sequence GTGAATGCGCTGAGCATGCTTGACCGCAAGCTGGTCCGCGACCTTGGACGGTTGTGGGCGCAATCGCTGGCCGTGGCGCTGGTGATGGCCTGTGGCGTGATGACCCTGATCCTGGCGCTGGGCGCGACACGGGCGCTCGAAGACACAAGAGAGGCTTTTTACGACCGAACCCGCTTCGGACAGATTTTTGCCAGCGCGACACGGGCACCCGAAAGCCTCAAATCCGAGATTGCGGCCATCGACGGCGTGTCGGCAGTGGAAACCCGCATCGTCAATCCGGTGATCATCGACATCACCGGCATGGCCGAACCGGCGACAGGCATGCTGATCTCGATTCCCGATGATGGCGAGCCTGCCGTCAACCGGCTCTATCTGCGCTCGGGCCGCATGCCTGAACCCGGCCGCCCGGATGAAGCGACCATCATCGAAGCCTTTGCCGAGGCGCACGGCTTTCGACCCGGCGATGGTTTTGATGTGCTGATCAATGGCCGCAAGCGGCATCTGTCGATCACCGGGATCACCCTGTCTCCGGAATATGTCTATGCCATCGGGCCGGGCGACATGGTGCCGGACCAGAAACGATTTGGCGTCATCCACATGCACCGGTCGGTGCTCGAAGGCGCCTATGACATGAAGGGGGCGTTCAATGACGTGGCGCTGACACTGTCGCGCAATGCCGACCAGAAGGAGGTGATTGCACGGCTCGACACCATCCTCAAACCGCATGGCGGCGCCGGCGCCTATGACCGCACCGACCATATGTCGGATGCGTTTCTTGATTCCGAGCTTGAGCAGCTCAGGGCCATGGCGCAGGTGATCCCGCCGATCTTCCTGTTCATTTCGGCTTTTCTCGTCAACATGATCCTGACCCGGCTGATCGCGCTGGAACGCGAGCAGATCGGGCTGTTGAAGGCGGTGGGCTATTCCAACCTCGCGATTGCCTGGCATTATGCCAAACTGACGCTGGTGATCTCGGTCGTCGGCGTGGCAATCGGCGCGATTGCCGGCACGCGGCTGGGCCACGGCATGGCCTCGCTCTATGGCGATTTTTATGCGTTTCCGTTTCTGGTGTTTTCGCGATCTCCCGACCTCTATGTGATTTCGGCGCTGGTCACCTTCGCCGCCGCCCTTGTGGGGGCTGCCAATGCCATCATAGGCGCGGTGCGATTGCCGCCCGCAGTGGCAATGCGGCCGCCGGCGCCGACGGGCTATCACAGCATTTTCAGCGGTTCCCCGGGACGGTTCCGGCTGCCGTTCTCGCAGCTCACCACCATGGCGCTCAGACATCTGGTGCGCTGGCCGTTGCGCACCGGATTGACGACGCTGGGCACCGCCCTGCCGGTGGCGCTGCTGATCACATCGCTGTTTGCGTTCGATTCCGTCGACCACATGATCGACACCATCTGGTTTCGGGCCGACCGCCAGGATGCAACGCTGACATTTGCAGCACAACGCTCCCAGGATGCCCTGCGCGATGTCGCACGCTTGCCCGGGGTGATGGCGGCGGAACCGTTTCGCGCTGAAGCGGCGACACTGAGGAACGGACACCGCTCACGAAACATACAGATCATCGGCTCCGATCCGGAGACCGACATCAGCCGGGTTCTGGATCAGGATTTTGGCCCGATCAAACTGCCGCCGGCAGGGATATTGCTGTCGGAACGGCTGGCCAGCCATCTTGATCTGGTGCCCGGAGACCAGGTCGAGGTCGAACTCAGTGACGGACAGGGCCGCCGGGTTCTGGTGCCGCTGGTCGGGGTGACCAACAGCTATGTCGGGCTGAATGCAAATATGAGCCGCGAGGCGCTCGACCGGCTGTCGGGCCGCGGGGTGCGGATTTCCGGCGCGCGGGTGATCGTCGATGAAAGCCGCATCAATGATCTCTATGACGAAGTCAAACAAACGCCGGCAATAGCCTCGGTGGCGCTGCAGGGCATCTCGCGGCAGCGGTTCCGGGCGCTGGTCGAGGAAAATATCGGCATCAGCATCACCATCTATGTGTCGCTTGCAATGATCATCACCTTCGGCGTGATCTACAATTCGGCCCGGATCCAGCTGTCAGAGCGGGCCCGCGAACTTGCCAGCCTGCGCGTCTTCGGCTTCACCAATGGCGAAGTCTCGAAGGTGCTGCTTACCGAGCTTGGCGTGATGGTGGTCCTGGCGCAACCGCTGGGCTGGCTGATCGGCCACAGCTTTTCGAGGCTGGTCGCCAAGGGCTTTGAAAACGATCTGTTTCGGATTCCGCTTATCATCAATGCCTCAACCTATGCCGTTTCGAGCCTGTTGGTGCTCGGTGGCGCTCTGGTGTCGGCGCTGATCGTGCGCCGCCGCATCGACCGGCTCGATCTCATTCGCGTCTTGAAAACAAGGGACTGA
- a CDS encoding cupin domain-containing protein — MIDLKSFGDLSSLELGAFAPKPTTFTEGQVEAAKQLWASPDGVTKVGVWECTPGRFSADRTKSSEICHILSGSATVEGKQGGDTRSIGPGDVLVLPLGWEGEWTIHEQVRKTYVLTSRP, encoded by the coding sequence ATGATTGATCTCAAGAGCTTCGGCGACCTTTCAAGCCTCGAACTGGGTGCGTTTGCGCCCAAGCCGACGACCTTCACCGAAGGCCAGGTCGAGGCGGCGAAACAGCTCTGGGCGTCACCCGATGGCGTGACCAAGGTCGGTGTTTGGGAATGCACCCCGGGCCGGTTCTCCGCCGACCGGACGAAATCCTCGGAAATCTGCCATATCCTCAGTGGCTCGGCCACGGTGGAAGGCAAGCAGGGCGGTGACACGCGCAGCATCGGACCGGGCGACGTGCTCGTCTTGCCGCTCGGCTGGGAAGGCGAATGGACCATCCACGAACAGGTGCGCAAGACCTATGTGCTGACCAGCCGGCCCTGA
- the mog gene encoding molybdopterin adenylyltransferase, which translates to MTVRIAVLTVSDRASRGEYEDLGGPAVKAWLERVISSPVEIEIHVIPDGLESVRDTLIRLCDVDGVDLVLTTGGTGPSPRDLTPEAMKAVMEKELPGFGELMRNKSLDFVPTAILSRQTAGTRGKTLIVNLPGKPGSIDTCLTAVFPAIPFCLDLIGAGRIETHDEILKAFRPSK; encoded by the coding sequence ATGACCGTTCGCATTGCCGTTCTCACCGTGTCCGACCGCGCCAGCCGTGGCGAATATGAGGATCTGGGTGGCCCGGCGGTCAAGGCCTGGCTCGAGCGGGTGATCTCGAGCCCGGTCGAGATCGAGATTCATGTCATACCGGACGGGCTGGAAAGCGTTCGCGACACGCTGATCCGTCTGTGCGATGTGGACGGTGTCGACCTGGTGCTGACCACCGGCGGCACCGGCCCGTCACCGCGCGACCTGACGCCCGAGGCGATGAAGGCGGTGATGGAGAAGGAACTGCCGGGCTTTGGCGAATTGATGCGCAATAAGAGCCTCGACTTCGTGCCCACCGCCATCCTGTCGCGGCAGACCGCAGGCACCCGCGGCAAGACCCTGATTGTCAATCTGCCGGGCAAGCCCGGTTCGATCGACACCTGCCTGACGGCAGTGTTCCCGGCCATTCCCTTCTGCCTTGATCTCATCGGTGCGGGCCGGATCGAGACCCATGACGAGATTTTGAAAGCATTCCGCCCGTCAAAGTGA
- a CDS encoding UxaA family hydrolase yields the protein MASKYSNRTFYGYRRENGRVGVRNHVVILPVDDISNAACEAVANNIKGTLALPHAYGRLQFGEDLDLHFRTMIGTGSNPNVAAVVVIGIEPGWTKKIADGIAATGKPVAAFSIEQNGDLKTIMDASRAAKDFVHFASELQREECPISELWVSTKCGESDTTTGLGSCPTVGNMYDKLLPEGIYGCFGETSEITGAEHICKARAINEEVGERWYKMWEAYQNDVIFAHQTDDLSDSQPTKGNIEGGLTTIEEKALGNLEKIGRTSKYIDILEPAEAPQSGKGLYFMDSSSAAAECVTLMAAGGYVVHTFPTGQGNVVGNPIVPVIKITANPRTVRTMGEHVDVDVSGILRRDMTIDEAGDSLIEMILRTSNGRSTAAEALGHREFSMTKLYRSA from the coding sequence ATGGCATCGAAATATTCCAACAGGACATTTTATGGCTACCGGCGCGAGAACGGCCGGGTCGGCGTGCGCAATCACGTTGTCATCCTGCCGGTCGACGACATCTCCAACGCGGCCTGCGAAGCGGTCGCCAACAACATCAAGGGCACGCTGGCGCTGCCACATGCCTATGGCCGGCTGCAGTTCGGCGAGGATCTGGACCTGCATTTCCGCACCATGATCGGCACCGGATCCAACCCCAATGTCGCAGCCGTGGTGGTGATCGGCATCGAGCCGGGCTGGACCAAGAAGATCGCCGACGGCATCGCCGCCACCGGCAAGCCGGTCGCAGCCTTTTCGATCGAGCAGAATGGCGACCTCAAGACCATCATGGACGCTTCGCGCGCGGCCAAGGATTTCGTCCATTTCGCCTCCGAACTGCAGCGCGAGGAATGCCCGATCTCGGAGCTCTGGGTCTCGACCAAATGCGGCGAGAGCGACACGACGACGGGTCTCGGCTCCTGCCCGACGGTCGGCAACATGTATGACAAGCTGCTGCCCGAAGGCATCTATGGCTGTTTCGGCGAAACCTCGGAGATCACCGGGGCCGAGCATATCTGCAAGGCCCGCGCCATCAACGAGGAGGTCGGCGAGCGCTGGTACAAGATGTGGGAAGCCTATCAGAACGATGTCATCTTCGCCCATCAGACCGATGATCTCTCCGACAGCCAGCCGACCAAGGGCAATATCGAGGGTGGTCTGACCACGATCGAGGAAAAGGCGCTGGGCAATCTCGAAAAGATCGGCCGGACCTCGAAATATATCGACATTCTCGAGCCTGCCGAAGCGCCGCAATCGGGCAAGGGTCTGTATTTCATGGACTCGTCATCCGCTGCTGCGGAATGCGTGACGCTAATGGCGGCCGGCGGCTATGTGGTCCACACCTTCCCCACAGGCCAGGGCAATGTGGTCGGCAACCCGATCGTGCCGGTGATCAAGATCACCGCCAATCCGCGCACGGTTCGCACCATGGGCGAGCATGTCGATGTCGACGTTTCGGGCATCCTCAGGCGCGACATGACCATCGACGAGGCCGGCGACAGCCTGATCGAGATGATCCTGCGCACCTCCAACGGCCGCTCGACAGCCGCAGAAGCGCTCGGCCATCGCGAATTCTCGATGACAAAGCTCTACCGCAGCGCCTGA
- a CDS encoding ABC transporter ATP-binding protein, with protein sequence MRHEADAPMPPVFQISGLTKIYRTGDVEVRALNGVDLTLESGEMAVLLGPSGSGKSTLLNIIGGLDRPTSGSVKFKGEELAGANDRHLTAYRRDHVGFVFQFYNLIPSLTAWENVALITEVASKPMSAGDALALVGLESRMNHFPAQLSGGEQQRVAIARAIAKRPEVLLCDEPTGALDSATGIIVLEALARVNEETGATTAIITHNAGIRKIAHRVYSFLDGRIASCELNEERIKPSEVSW encoded by the coding sequence ATGAGACATGAAGCAGATGCTCCCATGCCGCCGGTGTTCCAGATCTCCGGCCTGACCAAGATCTACCGCACGGGAGACGTTGAGGTTCGCGCCCTCAATGGTGTCGATCTGACGCTGGAATCAGGCGAAATGGCGGTGCTTCTGGGTCCGTCGGGCAGCGGAAAGTCCACCCTGCTCAACATTATCGGCGGGCTCGACCGGCCGACATCGGGTTCGGTCAAATTCAAGGGCGAGGAACTGGCCGGCGCCAATGATCGGCACCTCACCGCCTACAGGCGCGACCATGTCGGCTTCGTGTTCCAGTTCTACAATCTCATCCCCAGCCTGACGGCATGGGAAAATGTGGCGCTGATCACCGAGGTGGCGTCCAAACCGATGTCCGCTGGCGATGCGCTGGCGCTGGTCGGGCTTGAAAGCCGCATGAACCACTTCCCGGCGCAGCTTTCCGGCGGCGAGCAGCAACGTGTTGCGATTGCACGGGCGATCGCCAAAAGACCGGAGGTGCTTTTGTGCGACGAGCCGACCGGTGCACTCGATTCGGCCACCGGCATCATCGTGCTTGAAGCGCTCGCCCGGGTGAACGAGGAAACCGGCGCAACCACCGCCATCATCACACATAATGCCGGCATCCGGAAAATAGCCCACCGGGTCTACTCGTTCCTGGATGGCCGGATTGCCTCGTGTGAGCTTAATGAAGAGCGGATCAAGCCATCGGAGGTGAGCTGGTGA
- a CDS encoding GMC family oxidoreductase codes for MEFDYVIVGGGSAGSVLAARLSEDPSVTVCLLEAGGDGKNILIRAPLGLIATLPGRPKINNWAFETVPQPGLGGRRGYQPRGRALGGSSALNAMLYVRGHPSDYDDWAKAGCDGWGWTDVLPLFRRCERNVRGSDDFHGASGPLEVAEQRSPRPISRAFVDAAAEVQIRRNDDFNGPDQEGAGLYQVTQFWRDGKQGERCSAAAAYLHPVMNRHNLKVITRAHATRVVLEGLRARGVTYRKGRAEHHVTARAEVILCGGAFNSPQLLMLSGIGPADHLRARGVEVVRELPGVGQNLQDHLDYIYAAKTRDTDVLGLGPVGACKLIRDIMSWRRDGTGIVASPGAEAGAFLKSDPDLERPDLQLHFVAALVDDHSRKWHLGYGYSCHVCVLRPWSRGQVGLDSPDPMRAPRIDPKYLSDPRDADLMLKGARITREIMNAPALRSYRRKEVYTRDGMDDAELMSHIRARADTIYHPVGTCRMGRDAGAVTDPQLRVHGVQGLRVVDASVMPTLIGGNTNAPTMMIAEKAADMILAQARG; via the coding sequence ATGGAATTTGACTATGTCATCGTCGGTGGCGGCTCGGCCGGATCGGTGCTTGCCGCCCGGCTGAGTGAGGACCCCTCGGTCACGGTCTGCCTGCTGGAAGCCGGCGGCGACGGCAAGAATATTCTGATCCGCGCGCCGCTCGGCTTGATCGCGACCCTGCCGGGCCGGCCGAAAATCAACAATTGGGCCTTTGAAACAGTGCCGCAGCCCGGGCTTGGCGGACGTCGTGGCTACCAGCCGCGCGGCCGCGCCCTGGGCGGATCGAGCGCGCTCAACGCCATGCTCTATGTCCGCGGCCATCCTTCCGACTATGACGACTGGGCAAAGGCCGGGTGCGATGGCTGGGGCTGGACTGACGTGCTGCCGCTCTTTCGCCGCTGTGAGCGAAATGTGCGCGGGTCGGATGATTTTCACGGAGCTTCCGGACCGCTGGAAGTGGCCGAACAGCGAAGCCCGCGGCCGATTAGCCGCGCCTTTGTCGATGCGGCCGCCGAAGTGCAGATCCGCCGCAATGATGATTTCAACGGCCCAGACCAGGAAGGGGCCGGGCTTTATCAGGTGACCCAGTTCTGGCGCGACGGCAAGCAGGGAGAGCGCTGCTCGGCCGCCGCGGCCTATCTGCATCCGGTGATGAATCGCCACAATCTCAAGGTCATCACCCGCGCCCACGCCACCAGGGTGGTGCTCGAAGGCCTGCGCGCCCGTGGTGTGACCTACCGCAAGGGCAGGGCGGAGCATCATGTCACCGCCCGGGCCGAGGTGATCCTGTGCGGAGGCGCGTTCAATTCGCCGCAATTGCTGATGCTTTCGGGGATCGGCCCGGCAGACCATCTGCGTGCCCGCGGCGTCGAGGTGGTCAGGGAGCTTCCCGGCGTCGGCCAGAACCTGCAGGATCATCTCGACTATATCTATGCCGCCAAGACCCGCGACACCGATGTGCTGGGGCTCGGGCCGGTCGGCGCCTGCAAGCTGATCCGCGACATCATGAGCTGGCGGCGTGACGGAACCGGCATTGTCGCTTCCCCAGGCGCGGAAGCGGGCGCTTTCCTTAAGTCCGACCCGGATCTCGAACGTCCGGATCTGCAACTGCATTTCGTCGCCGCACTGGTGGATGATCATTCGCGCAAATGGCATCTGGGCTACGGCTATTCCTGCCATGTCTGCGTGCTCAGGCCATGGTCGCGCGGCCAGGTCGGCCTCGACAGCCCCGATCCGATGCGCGCGCCGCGGATCGATCCGAAATATCTGTCCGATCCCCGCGATGCCGATCTGATGCTCAAGGGCGCCCGGATCACCCGCGAGATCATGAATGCGCCGGCGCTGCGGTCCTACCGGCGCAAGGAAGTCTACACGCGGGACGGCATGGACGACGCCGAGCTGATGAGCCACATCCGCGCCCGCGCCGACACCATCTATCACCCGGTCGGCACCTGCCGCATGGGCCGCGACGCGGGCGCCGTCACCGATCCGCAGCTCAGGGTTCACGGGGTTCAGGGCCTGCGGGTGGTCGATGCCTCGGTGATGCCGACGCTGATCGGCGGCAACACCAATGCTCCGACAATGATGATCGCCGAAAAGGCAGCCGACATGATTTTGGCACAAGCGCGGGGATAG
- a CDS encoding YeiH family protein, with amino-acid sequence MSPYSIPALTARGQSLFPGLLLALTVAAAAKFLSEHYGAPVMLFALLIGMAFNFLASDPRCKPGIDFASKTLLRTGIVLLGARITFGDIASIGVPGLLTVIGLIALTIGSGFVCARLFNRGWRFALLTGGSVAICGASAALAIAAVIPHNDKTERNLLFTVISVTTLSTIAMITYPVLFSLAGLSDAQSGFLIGATIHDVAQVVGAGYSISTEAGDLATIVKLLRVTMLPVVLIVIVLIMAGATEGGGGKVRLPLFVIGFAAVTAANSLGFIPVAVAASAVSLSSWLLVIAISGLGVKTNMKAMLELGWRHVAVIVVETLLLLAMAFAALQTGLVMG; translated from the coding sequence ATGTCCCCCTATTCCATCCCGGCTTTGACGGCACGCGGCCAATCCCTGTTTCCCGGCCTGCTGCTGGCGCTGACGGTCGCTGCGGCGGCAAAATTTCTGTCCGAACACTACGGCGCGCCGGTGATGCTGTTCGCGCTGCTGATCGGCATGGCGTTCAATTTTCTCGCCTCCGATCCACGCTGCAAGCCGGGCATCGACTTCGCCTCGAAAACCTTGCTGCGGACCGGCATCGTGCTGCTGGGTGCGCGGATAACATTCGGCGACATCGCCTCGATCGGCGTGCCCGGACTTTTGACAGTCATCGGGCTGATTGCCCTGACCATCGGCAGCGGCTTCGTCTGCGCGCGGCTGTTCAACCGCGGCTGGCGCTTTGCATTGCTGACCGGCGGCTCGGTGGCGATTTGCGGCGCCTCGGCGGCCCTGGCGATCGCCGCAGTCATACCGCACAACGACAAGACCGAGCGCAATCTGCTCTTCACCGTGATCTCGGTGACCACGCTGTCGACGATCGCGATGATAACCTATCCGGTCCTGTTTTCGCTGGCCGGGCTGTCGGATGCCCAGAGCGGATTTCTCATTGGCGCCACGATCCATGACGTCGCCCAGGTCGTCGGCGCCGGCTATTCGATCTCGACCGAGGCCGGAGATCTCGCCACCATCGTCAAGCTGCTGCGCGTCACCATGCTGCCGGTGGTGCTGATCGTCATCGTGCTGATTATGGCGGGCGCCACCGAGGGCGGTGGCGGCAAGGTGCGGCTGCCGCTGTTCGTCATCGGCTTTGCCGCCGTCACCGCGGCCAATAGCCTCGGCTTCATCCCCGTCGCAGTGGCTGCAAGTGCCGTCAGCCTGTCGTCCTGGTTGCTGGTGATCGCGATTTCGGGGCTGGGCGTCAAGACCAACATGAAGGCCATGCTGGAACTCGGCTGGCGTCATGTCGCCGTTATCGTTGTTGAAACCCTGCTGCTGCTGGCAATGGCGTTCGCCGCCCTGCAAACTGGCCTGGTGATGGGGTGA
- a CDS encoding copper chaperone PCu(A)C, whose protein sequence is MKNIALLLSAAILGLSAATVSAHDYKLGELMIDHPVARATPPNAPVSGGYMTIHNAGAEADRLVSGEAAFAGRVEIHEMTMDGEVMKMRQLVDGLEVPAGGEVVLKPGGYHIMFIGLEQQLTKGEKYPVTLVFEKAGSVDVEFSVETVQQMNKAMDHGKMDHSEMKHGG, encoded by the coding sequence ATGAAAAATATTGCTCTTCTTCTCTCCGCCGCCATTCTCGGTCTTTCAGCCGCAACCGTGTCCGCTCATGACTACAAGCTCGGCGAGCTGATGATCGACCATCCGGTGGCCCGTGCCACACCGCCCAATGCGCCGGTGTCGGGCGGTTACATGACGATCCACAATGCAGGCGCCGAAGCCGACCGCCTGGTCTCGGGCGAAGCCGCATTTGCCGGCCGCGTCGAAATTCATGAAATGACCATGGACGGCGAAGTCATGAAGATGCGCCAGCTCGTCGATGGTCTGGAAGTTCCCGCCGGCGGTGAGGTGGTGCTCAAGCCCGGCGGCTACCACATCATGTTCATCGGTCTTGAGCAGCAGCTCACAAAAGGCGAGAAATACCCGGTCACGCTGGTCTTTGAAAAGGCCGGTTCGGTGGATGTCGAGTTCAGCGTCGAGACGGTTCAGCAGATGAACAAGGCGATGGACCACGGCAAGATGGATCACAGCGAGATGAAGCACGGCGGCTGA
- a CDS encoding efflux RND transporter periplasmic adaptor subunit — MTSVLVKSLAGLVAAAAIGGAIYVAFRERPILVDLATATVAPLKETVKEDGITRIRNVYAVSSPIAGHLDRIAFSVGDEIAAGQNIASIHPLDPPFLDTRTRTELMAGIDAARSSVAVAEVELVRARTARDLARASHNRALKLAATNIVSPSELERLGGELELAEAQVTSAEAMIALRRAELASAQARLTQPGQTPSRETNGECCVDIVSPIDGIILSLNAKSEQAATVGQLIAEVGDPSDLEILVDLLSADAVKVRPGSPALITDWGGADSLQAEVERIEPSAFTKTSALGISEQRVNAIISLTEPPPEDLGHGFRVIANLITWSSDAALQIPVSALYRDGGDWAVFRMENGYARVAPVEIGHMTDRQAEILSGLSEGHQVILYPGDALEDGSLIADRAAAD, encoded by the coding sequence ATGACTTCTGTGCTTGTCAAAAGCCTCGCAGGATTGGTGGCCGCCGCCGCGATCGGTGGGGCGATCTATGTCGCGTTCAGGGAAAGGCCGATCCTGGTCGACCTCGCCACGGCGACAGTCGCGCCGCTGAAGGAGACGGTCAAGGAGGACGGGATTACCCGCATCCGCAATGTCTACGCGGTTTCCTCGCCGATTGCCGGGCATCTTGACCGGATAGCGTTTTCGGTCGGCGACGAGATTGCTGCTGGCCAGAACATCGCCAGCATCCATCCGCTGGATCCGCCGTTTCTCGATACGCGGACGCGCACCGAACTGATGGCCGGCATCGACGCGGCGCGCTCCAGCGTTGCCGTGGCCGAGGTGGAGCTGGTTCGGGCCCGCACGGCGCGGGATCTGGCCCGCGCCTCCCACAACAGGGCCCTGAAACTTGCCGCGACCAATATAGTCTCTCCGAGCGAACTCGAGCGGCTCGGCGGCGAGCTCGAACTGGCCGAAGCCCAGGTGACCTCCGCCGAGGCGATGATTGCGCTCAGACGCGCCGAACTTGCCAGCGCCCAGGCGCGCCTGACCCAGCCCGGGCAAACGCCCTCGCGCGAGACAAATGGCGAATGCTGCGTCGACATCGTCTCGCCGATCGACGGGATCATCCTCTCGCTCAATGCCAAGAGCGAACAGGCCGCCACGGTGGGCCAGTTGATCGCCGAAGTCGGCGATCCGTCCGATCTCGAAATCCTGGTCGATCTACTGTCGGCGGATGCGGTGAAGGTGCGCCCGGGCAGTCCGGCGCTGATCACCGACTGGGGCGGCGCCGATTCATTGCAGGCGGAGGTGGAGCGGATCGAACCCTCGGCCTTCACCAAGACCTCGGCGCTGGGCATCTCCGAGCAAAGGGTCAACGCCATCATCAGCCTCACCGAGCCCCCGCCCGAAGACCTCGGCCACGGGTTCCGGGTGATCGCCAATCTGATCACTTGGTCGTCGGACGCCGCGCTGCAGATCCCGGTCAGCGCGCTTTACCGCGACGGCGGCGACTGGGCGGTATTCAGGATGGAGAATGGCTATGCGCGGGTGGCGCCGGTCGAGATCGGCCACATGACCGACCGGCAGGCCGAGATCCTGTCAGGCCTGAGCGAGGGGCATCAGGTGATCCTCTATCCCGGCGACGCGCTGGAGGACGGCAGCCTCATCGCCGACCGCGCGGCTGCGGATTGA
- a CDS encoding Crp/Fnr family transcriptional regulator, with amino-acid sequence MDIQRKDVHNSDTPLLCQACESRHRGVCGALTSDQLLKLSKHSSRRDVEPGTELVGESLATKSYSNIISGVVKLSKMMADGRQQIVGLQFAPDFLGRPFRAENGVSAEAATDVKVCSFPKAVIERMIGEMPELEHKLLEQTLNELDEARNWMLTLGRKTAGEKVASYLLLIATHAFPDNEEDSVVFDLPMSRTDIADFLGLTMETVSRQLTKLRKEGVIKVMNNRHVEVPDLARLSERAGV; translated from the coding sequence TTGGATATTCAGCGTAAAGACGTACACAACTCGGATACACCTTTGCTGTGTCAGGCTTGCGAGAGCCGCCATCGTGGCGTGTGCGGCGCGTTGACCAGCGATCAGCTCCTGAAATTGAGCAAGCATTCCAGCCGCCGCGACGTTGAACCAGGCACCGAACTGGTTGGCGAAAGCCTGGCAACCAAGAGCTATTCAAACATCATTTCGGGTGTGGTGAAGCTGTCAAAAATGATGGCCGACGGCCGTCAGCAGATTGTCGGCCTGCAATTTGCCCCGGATTTCCTTGGTCGTCCGTTTCGCGCCGAAAACGGTGTCAGCGCCGAAGCTGCAACCGACGTCAAGGTCTGTTCCTTCCCCAAGGCCGTCATCGAGCGGATGATCGGCGAAATGCCGGAGCTCGAGCACAAGCTGCTGGAGCAGACGCTCAACGAGCTCGACGAAGCCCGCAACTGGATGCTGACACTCGGCCGCAAGACCGCCGGCGAGAAGGTTGCGAGCTATCTGCTGTTGATTGCCACCCATGCCTTTCCGGACAATGAAGAAGATTCCGTGGTGTTCGATCTGCCGATGAGCCGCACCGATATCGCCGATTTCCTTGGCCTGACCATGGAGACCGTCAGCCGGCAACTGACCAAATTGCGCAAGGAAGGCGTCATCAAGGTGATGAACAACCGCCATGTCGAGGTTCCCGACCTCGCGCGCCTGTCGGAACGCGCCGGGGTCTAG